ATTacagacattactttaaaaattaccTTTAACAATGGTTAATACGGTTATAAGTCCTGTTGTTTgcgacccttattgtaaagtattaccagaaacagaacagaacattttAAGTGTCtttaaaaatgattgaggttCATATGTTCATATACTGTttaataagtcaataatgtaatgcTGGACCTAACTGGTTCATATTCTCATTATATCTGATTTACAAAACAATAAAGTATTGTGATACTGCCCACTTCTACATGAATCTAGTTAACAGAGGTGTACACATGCTCACCGGATCTGGCTGCTGGCCAGGGGAAGGAtgttgtatggttcctgagagcCGATGCTGCTGCTTCTGGGAGTAAACTGCTTTTCTGTGCCGGTTAAAAGACCTAAGAGCACCTGCAAACAACATTAACCTTCATCAAAACAAGGGAAACAACTGAGATAAGATAAAAACTACATTAACCTCACAGGACAACACTGAAACACTTCCAGCTGAATATGAAGGGAAGTGGAAGTCCCTTCATTACTGTTTCATTATGATCTAATATGACCAATTTGTGTGTGTCTAAAGCAGATCAGGTCACATGTCATTACAGGTCATCTTTTGACAAATGGAAGAAGTTCTGACAAACAGGTAAATTTACTCTGAACTGTTATACCTGAGGAACTGAACGAGATATTTGAGCCTCTGAATGCTTTGTCAGAGGAAGTTCTTACACCAAATGATAATAAATACACTGCACAATCCCTAAGAGACTTTAACTAAAGTTTTGTTCTGTTTCCCTGATGTGTAAACAGTGTCCTTTAGGGGAGCTTAAGGCACAAACTGAACTTCATTACTATAGGAACGTGTAGAACTAAACAATATGGCCATCATTTTGCTTAatagatattttctttttaattttggtctaaacaatataatattgacatgaaaagacattttttttaaagtcctaaaagtacataaagaacccagttaaacaaatgtgacaaaaatattatacatggttatttatttattatggaaAATGAATCACATCACATATTTTGAGTGGCAAACATTTGTGTATATGCCTTCATTGATGAAACAATGAATCTAAATCATATCAGAGAATGATTAAGGAAAAAAACAGGACATCAATTAACTGAATCTCAAGAgtaggtgggtcatgcagcaagacaatgactctacTACTTTGTAACAACCCTGTTTTAGggcatatttatgcagaaatatagaaaatactaAAAGGTTCACAATCTCTTAAGCACCACTGCATACACTGATATGAAATAACGGTACAGTCTTAGGATATCCCAGGACTAAACAATTCCCAATTCTCTATCATTTTGCTTTAAAATACAACAACCCTCACTGCTGGAATCTCTGTCTACTTACTGAGGTTCTCTGAGTTAGCCGGTTCAGGTTGCTGTTAAGATGAGGGGTGAACACGTCCAGATCAAACGGGTCAATATGGCTCTCCAAGGAGTCACAGATCTCCTGAACCCTGAAATATTAAATGGAACTTTTTCACAAAACCTTTTTCTAAATATGGATTAGAATGGCTAAAGAAACAGACAGGACACATCATCAATTGTGTTTGGAGTTTTAGCATATTTTTTTAGCAGAGACGAATGGTTAGAGGGGTACCTGGGGTCCTGCTGCGATCGAGAGCTCTTCCCCTCCTCCAGCCGAGAGCCCAGAGTGGCTGAGAGGAAGCGCAGGTCAAACAGGAGCTGCAGAGCTCTGTTCTGAGTGATAGGGGGCACCATCTCCTGAAACACAGAGACAGATAAGATTTATAATAAACGAAGAATTAAAATAACAGATATATTGCTGATCGCAAACCAAAGAATGCTTTACAATCAATACAAAAGGGATAATATCTGATCATATCTGATTTGAACACACCGCTTTTTAGTAAGTATATAgttaaaactgacctttttaaTTCCAAATTGTTTAAATGCGCGAAATCTGTtcaaaataatacaaatgaacagTGCAATACAGAAGAAGCATAGGCTTAAGAATTGACCTTCCGCTAATTAACACATGAACAATGAGAACAATTATTCACAGGCCTAAACATTGAAAAATAGCATACAACAATGTGTGAAAGACTTTCTTCTACTCTATAGTAAATTAACAAGGTTTAAAATcttaaatactttctgaacaaacatgtAGTATTAGGCATGTAGCCTGGCTCGATTTGGTTGATCTATCAGTAGaatacacacagcgctgcaggtCAAGTGTAATGCAGAGGAGTGAAAGAGCTGGTGTGTGAGCACAGcagatttatataaaattaaaaattactttaaaaaaaaaaaaagtaggcctGCACACAGATGATTTTCTTGAGCTCGGCTCGACAGGGTTTTGACAAAGTTCAGAACTGCCAAACTTAAGAGTTTTataagtactgtttttttttcgtactataaggtaTACTTGCTGGAGCAGCCTTAGCATAAGCCACTACCTGTGCTAATCGCTaggtcttttgctgttcagaggtgattatagcggactgtagcctgttgctagccccggctagcaatgctggagcaatattagccgttaaccgcgctaagcgctagctttttcatcgttcagaggtgagtattattagtctgtagtctgcttgtttactgtgttaaaaaaaagctacATGAGAAGAACtgttagctaatatcaccctggcttaccgagaCACTAATggttcctcagtttagtgctcgcagagtggtccagaggtctaaagcactgccactatgagcgggaggtcgcaggttcgaacccctgctcatgcagctttgccatcaagctatatatataagaattacaattttgtttacttagcttagctttaggtTAAATCCCCCACCCcaaaccaccacccagcagtgagacctgctaaataagaagaaaaacatggcaacactcctgttccttactagtgttgcataatgcgtcttataatcggtgcgcctcatgtatgaaaataCGCCAGAAAATAGACGTGCCTTAGACGTGCCCCTTAGAATCTGGTGTGCTTAAtagtatggaaaaaaaataaacatgccCACAGCTCTGCGGGTGAATGCATGCACCTGAATGTGtatgtgggtgagagagagatacacataaaaaagagagagtgagtgcacTGGAGTATTTAGCACAGAGATGCTGTGTTGACAGGTTTGAGAAAAATAAAGTGGAGGAAAGTAGCATTATATCACAGTTAATtcggaccctgcaatgtgattgactgaggcgttttatgagtgccattaccAGCTAGTAAGGCActataaccgaagctctccatgtattactccgccacatacaggtaacctagcaacgatgcagcgcttacaaaccaataaccatattattatagtattattttgCCCATTACACAAAATCTGTGAAGCCTGTGCCTGTGTTTGGGTGAGCTCAGGCAGAGGATATAAAATCTACCAGTCAGGAAGCATGGTTAAACAGCAGTGTATTTAGGAGTGTCGGGAGAATAGAACGCTTGAACGCTTACCTTGCCCTCTGATTGCTGAGTGAGTTTTTCATATTCACTCAGCACCTGATCCACACAGCCcttcagcagctccagcagagTAACCTTCGGCAGAGCGTGACCCCCGACCCTGTTCACCTCCAGACACAGCTGGAACAGCAGAGACTGAACATACCAGGAAGGCTACagtgagaaaaacacagaaacacagaaaagcaAAGTCACAAACTCTGTGTACGTCAAATAGCCATATCATTAAACCACTGCCAGGTGAATAACAGGATTAACATTGATGATCTGGTTCCAGCGGCTCCTGTTGAGGGGTGTTTattattaggcagcaagtgaacagtcagtttactgctgaaacaaaaagaaaagggTTAAGCAATGACTATGGAGGCCCCACCTAACAACTTACAGGACTTGGCGCCAGAATCTACAGGACACCTTTAAAGGTCCTGTGAAGTTCATGCCACAACATAACTTCCTTTGAACCTTGTTCCTTTGATGGCTAATGTTATTGTAATTCTGAGTTGGTTACCTGTACAGGTAGGTGGATTTTGGACATGACCGTGTTTCCTGACTCCGCCTCCTCCTGGATCTCCAGTTCCTCCCAGTGTGTAGCAGTTGATAGAACTGAACCAGCAGAGCCAGCGTGGAGAGAGATGGCAAAACTGCCTATCAGTacctaacacaaacacacacacaccataagaACATCACCCCAACACACAAAGCGTTTCAACAACTCTAAGTTGGGAAGTTGACTAGACCACTCCTAACGTGCAGATTTCTTATTTTTATGATAACTAAAAGATAAACAGTATCACAGCAACACAGTGGTTACAAGAGCAATATACACTTTCACAGCAATGTAAATCTTAAAAAACTTGGAACgcttacagtggtgcttgaaagtttgtgattTTCTGCATAAAAATGACTGTAATCATCAACAGATTTTCACCCAATTCCTATAAGttgataaagagaacccagttaaacaaatgagactaaGTAtactatttttgtcatttatttattgaggaaaatgatccaatattgcatatttgtgagtggcaaaagtatgtgaacctttactTTCAGTATCTGAGTTGCAGCAATACCTGCAACTGAATGTTTctggtaactgttgatcagtctgACTTTTAGGTCATTTCATGCATATTCATGCAGAAATCTAGACAATTCTAAAATGatttacaaactttcaagcaccactgtatgtaTTCCATTCAAATACATAACTGGTGTAGTTTTAATTTGTATAGTTGGATAATGAGCATTGTAATATTAAACTTGTTGTTTTTAATTACCATCAAATCAACTGTAATCAGAACCTGTGTATTCTTTTCCATGTCTTAGGACTTCTCTTAGActaatgttttagaaaattaaacaaattgctatttttaaatgtaaaaaaaaaacaaaaaacaataaaaaaaaaaaacaacttgtcTTTAATGTCAGTATTTTTTCACCCTATAAACAATTGATTTACTTGCATTTGAGCATTCAAGTATTCTTGACTGTGGTTACACTTTTGAAATGcttacagtgtgtttgtgtgtctgtgtttgagtGCATCTAACCTTGGATACTGCATTGCTCCAAATGCGATATGCCTCCGTACTGCAGGTCAGCAGTTCATCCTTCAGTCCGGCCCATTTCACCTGAGCTGGACTAAGCTCCGCCCCTCTGGCCGCACTGCTTTTACCGAGCTTTTTGCCCTGCCGGGGTGTGTTTCTGCCTGCAGCGTCCGCAGCGTCACCCTGCTGACCGAGAACACACTGTCTCAGGCTGGGGCACAGCTCTCCCAGGGACTGACACAGTCTCGCCATGAACAACACTGCGCTCATCCGCCACGACCCCGCCGGCTCTGCCTGCAGAACAGTCAGCTCAGAGCGCACACTGGACAGAATATCTCTTACACAGGCCAAGCAGTGCTCCCTCAGAGCCTCCTCCACAGCTGCTGCGTCCGTGAAACGGCTAAAAGAGGAGGAGCCTGCAGCAGGCGCGCTCTCACACTGATCCTTGCCGGGGGGTTCCGGAGGTAAGTAGTGCTGTAGGTCCTCCAGCTTGGCCTTCAGTTTGGAATCGAGGGCGGAGCAGAAGGTCTGGATGCAGGGTGTGAGGGCCTGGGTCTTCATGGTCAGACCACTCTTCACCTGAGAATACGGCTGTTTGATAGGggcaaaacattattatagtgtGTGCTGTAGAAAAACTGCACAGTTTCTcacacaaaagtgagtacacccctcatgATTTtgtaaataattcatatttacaCCACAACACTGAAGAtttgacactttgatacaatgttaagtaagtacaggggttggacaatgaaactgaaacacctggttttagaccacaataatgtattgtctcgacggacagttctggtggaaacaggagagttgaggtgcacattgaattctgccgtgatttgggcagccgtggttttatgttttttggatacaatccgggttagcacccgaacatccctttcagacagcttcctcttacagcgtccacagttaatcctgttggatgtggttggtccttcttggtggtatgctgacattaccctggataccgtggctcttgatacatcacaaacacttgctgtcttggtcacagatgctccagcaagacgtgtaccaacaatttgtcctcttttgaactctggtatgtcgcccatactgttgtgtgcattgcaatattttgagcaaaactgtgctcttaccctgctaactgaaccttcacactctgctcttactggtgcaataatgtgcaattaatgaagattggccaccaggctgctccaatttagccatgaaaactaaacacactaaaataacaggtgtttcagtttcattgtccaacccctgtatatagcaGTAACAAGTATTTAGTCATGCAGTACCAGATCAATGTTGTGCACAgactgcagtaggtaaagaaaaTAGTTAATATTTCCTAAAGTATGATAATTaaattgtgttgtctttaaaagggtataattgctttgttatgctatgaTATTtccattatatcagtggcatttaatttgtcttaaaaagacaataatattgtttatcgcaattatttctgggatgataaatcgtttacaaaaaaatctaatagtGACAGGCCTAACCATGCCTAATGCAAAACATGGGCTAGTGAGATACTGTGATCACACTGAACACTCAGTATAATGTACCTGTGGACTTCGCTGGGACACGCTGACCCAGGCCGCGTCACTCGGCAGGTCTCCCTGAGACTCCGCCCACAAGAACGCAGCTACATCACTCTCGTACTGAACCCCGCGGCTGAGTCCTGCAGACTGAGACTGAACCTCCAGGTCCCGCAGGGCGGAGGAGAGGAGCTGCCTAGAGCTGCTGGAGATCCCCTCTGCCCCCTCCTGAGTGATCGCCTGTAGATACAGCAAGAGTTCCTGACACACTGTGTACACAAGACAACAGACCTGTAGCCTTCCTAATAATCCTGCTGAGCTCATCCAACCAGTACCACAGTCAATATTAACACACTGCTAATAAAAAGTGAGACACACTGTTCTGAACAAATATGAACAAAAGTAAACTTTAAATTCAGGCTTTACAATTAACTGCTACCTGCACATCATGAGTCTGAtctgttaaagctccactaggtaggattgagattttgtgctcttaggctccccctacagttgcagagtgtaataaatgtatacagcactgtcGTAACCCCCCCATCCGTCTCCCCGCATTTTTAAACTACAATACCAATATAACATTGTGGATTATATGTTTACAAAGTTATGATAATTGTGAAAGGAAATGCATTATATAGAGAACTGTTTATAagcatatacatatttttttttcatatatacagtagactgtGATTACTACTaaaatgtactacataaatagtggaaaatccacctgaaTATAAGcgactttttccatcagaaagtaaaaagcacacaaaaataattacaaccaatctgaactgcatcATCGACTTGTCTCTTTTAGCATTAAATGTTTATCttattgtaatcacgactgaaacaagactgataaaacagtatatttaaagagtagcactgttagccctcaccacaaaacaagcacagcatgaaataatattaaaagcttttacaagccccagactaaaatttatatttcagtttggagcaatatactgcaagctaagcttacaaaacCTGAATCAGATACAATATACGTAAATACTACCTCACTATAACCATTGTATATATccacaaacaacaaaaatgtaaacaGCAAAACCCAGACTACAACTCTATAAagtaacgttatgaatatgaagctaGACCATCTCAGCAAAACACCAGAGCAACAAAATAAGATCACCaaactctcttcagtcaatcagatctgtgcagacgcggtaaggaaaaaaataaataaataaacacaccactccttatgcgggatcgaacctgtgttgtgagggtcgcggtcccgctgctccggctgttgaattgggacgcggccgtgaaaaaacgcctttataaggagatagggagcacgagaacgggcggaaaaacgagaacgcgcagaaactaaagtcacgccgagcgcgacagagagagacaggcaagaaatgtaaacaaaatctgaccagagaggcatttattattattattattattattattattattcagttcaagcaaccttacaggatatagcacttgattataacacaagttaatcggtccggaccttggcctgtcgaaattttctctaactggaccatactgaattctaattaaatacccctgtccTACGTAGTGTGCCTTTAACATTCCCGAGCCATGCCCTGAGgcttcatgattaatttacatactgctatctcaGTTTAACCTTTAACATGACAGTGTATACCCCAGCTGCTATgttaaacaaattagaatattttttataattttgattCGCCAAACTGCCACCTCTTGATAGGATGACAGCTGTGCCCATCTCTGCTTTGATTTTCACATTGAGCTTCATGAGGTAAAGTAACCTGGAAATgcttaagttaacagctgtgctgaacttgttaatagttaattacttgaatttcttggttttaatgtgtttgagagcatcagttgtaaagttgtgaagaggtagagttggtatacagtgaatagctctgtttgagtaatgttctaatccatataatggtAAGAACTACAAAactaagtttaataaaaaaatactttaagaaacgaAGGTCAGTCAACTTGAAAGTATCCTCATGGGCAATCACAAAGACTAACAAAAAACCTTGccatgaaactggctctcatcaggactgtccaggaaaggataagaaagagttaccagcctcagaaagcacaagtttacagctccctagataagagcagctaaatgcttcacagtgtatgtttgtttgtttaacacatttaagtcatcagtattcatttacaatgtacagtacagggcaaaatttggacacatcttctcattcaatgcgttttcttaatttttgttatgactatttacattgtagattctcactgaaggcatcaaaactatgaatggacACATGTGGAGTTGTCTGTActtaaaaaatgagctgtcctccacagtcaccggacctgaacccaatccagatggtttggggtgagctggagcacagggTGAAGGTAAAgacaacaagtgctaaacacctctgggaactccttcaagactgttggaaaaccatttcaggtggccacctcttgaagctcattgagagaatgatgccaagagtgtgcaaagcaggcTATTtcgaagaaactagaatatatatatatatatatatatatatatatatatatatatatatatatatatatatatatatattttagttatttacctttttttg
The sequence above is drawn from the Astyanax mexicanus isolate ESR-SI-001 chromosome 19, AstMex3_surface, whole genome shotgun sequence genome and encodes:
- the cog1 gene encoding conserved oligomeric Golgi complex subunit 1 isoform X2, which produces MAAVPAHSLRVSDIKDPNALFERYSTEEIRAIERKVRGEIEQKKEELRQMVGERYRDLIDAADTIGEMRQCSESVVRCIQGMDRYCQQLKQTKNPPQNHSKLEDQKQSKEKFYTIASQIKLLLEIPERIWSAMEGSQYLQATQLYLLCCHLHSQLHLEGGSPLYSPVLSRFPILVRQVAAAGHFRSTILLDSKSVLRGRAVSDQAIAEALVSTMLLEDSSPRQALADFLLARKASIQQLLNQPQHGAGIKAQVCSLVELLVTTLYQAYAVFYLPPEGRGVEPGLSCGLLFTTLENVTSTTSTAKGRKVLHGEGSAGSWFKYLPQSVTDFQPVLRTLAKPIQHDQLRDTLQQWIDTCKEDIRAGVSSLLVYVKTLKALAAIRDAVWELLSSESISLHWSAVCLRLLDKPLCLWDDLLQQLFLQRLQAITQEGAEGISSSSRQLLSSALRDLEVQSQSAGLSRGVQYESDVAAFLWAESQGDLPSDAAWVSVSQRSPQPYSQVKSGLTMKTQALTPCIQTFCSALDSKLKAKLEDLQHYLPPEPPGKDQCESAPAAGSSSFSRFTDAAAVEEALREHCLACVRDILSSVRSELTVLQAEPAGSWRMSAVLFMARLCQSLGELCPSLRQCVLGQQGDAADAAGRNTPRQGKKLGKSSAARGAELSPAQVKWAGLKDELLTCSTEAYRIWSNAVSKVLIGSFAISLHAGSAGSVLSTATHWEELEIQEEAESGNTVMSKIHLPVQPSWYVQSLLFQLCLEVNRVGGHALPKVTLLELLKGCVDQVLSEYEKLTQQSEGKEMVPPITQNRALQLLFDLRFLSATLGSRLEEGKSSRSQQDPRVQEICDSLESHIDPFDLDVFTPHLNSNLNRLTQRTSVLLGLLTGTEKQFTPRSSSIGSQEPYNILPLASSQIRFGLLPLSMTNSRKAKSATRSSDITRPLFEF
- the cog1 gene encoding conserved oligomeric Golgi complex subunit 1 isoform X3, translating into MEGSQYLQATQLYLLCCHLHSQLHLEGGSPLYSPVLSRFPILVRQVAAAGHFRSTILLDSKSVLRGRAVSDQAIAEALVSTMLLEDSSPRQALADFLLARKASIQQLLNQPQHGAGIKAQVCSLVELLVTTLYQAYAVFYLPPEGRGVEPGLSCGLLFTTLENVTSTTSTAKGRKVLHGEGSAGSWFKYLPQSVTDFQPVLRTLAKPIQHDQLRDTLQQWIDTCKEDIRAGVSSLLVYVKTLKALAAIRDAVWELLSSESISLHWSAVCLRLLDKPLCLWDDLLQQLFLQRLQAITQEGAEGISSSSRQLLSSALRDLEVQSQSAGLSRGVQYESDVAAFLWAESQGDLPSDAAWVSVSQRSPQPYSQVKSGLTMKTQALTPCIQTFCSALDSKLKAKLEDLQHYLPPEPPGKDQCESAPAAGSSSFSRFTDAAAVEEALREHCLACVRDILSSVRSELTVLQAEPAGSWRMSAVLFMARLCQSLGELCPSLRQCVLGQQGDAADAAGRNTPRQGKKLGKSSAARGAELSPAQVKWAGLKDELLTCSTEAYRIWSNAVSKVLIGSFAISLHAGSAGSVLSTATHWEELEIQEEAESGNTVMSKIHLPVQPSWYVQSLLFQLCLEVNRVGGHALPKVTLLELLKGCVDQVLSEYEKLTQQSEGKEMVPPITQNRALQLLFDLRFLSATLGSRLEEGKSSRSQQDPRVQEICDSLESHIDPFDLDVFTPHLNSNLNRLTQRTSVLLGLLTGTEKQFTPRSSSIGSQEPYNILPLASSQIRFGLLPLSMTNSRKAKSATRSSDITRPLAAPSSAPAPEDSFRPGNLFRQLANQEEEPAAPSLFKLGWLSGMAK